A part of Entelurus aequoreus isolate RoL-2023_Sb linkage group LG10, RoL_Eaeq_v1.1, whole genome shotgun sequence genomic DNA contains:
- the calm3a gene encoding calmodulin 3a (phosphorylase kinase, delta), with translation MADQLTEEQIAEFKEAFSLFDKDGDGTITTKELGTVMRSLGQNPTEAELQDMINEVDADGNGTIDFPEFLTMMARKMKDTDSEEEIREAFRVFDKDGNGYISAAELRHVMTNLGEKLTDEEVDEMIREADIDGDGQVNYEEFVQMMTAK, from the exons ATG GCAGACCAGCTGACCGAGGAGCAGATTGCAG AGTTCAAGGAGGCGTTCTCGCTGTTCGACAAGGACGGCGATGGAACCATCACGACCAAGGAGCTTGGCACCGTCATGCGCTCTCTAGGCCAGAACCCCACTGAGGCCGAGCTGCAGGACATGATCAATGAGGTCGATGCTGACG GTAACGGAACAATCGATTTCCCCGAGTTCCTGACAATGATGGCGAGGAAGATGAAGGACACAGACAGCGAGGAGGAGATCAGAGAAGCATTCAGAGTCTTTGACAAG GACGGTAACGGCTACATTAGTGCGGCAGAGCTACGGCACGTCATGACAAATCTAGGAGAGAAGCTCACAGACGAAGAGGTGGACGAAATGATCCGCGAGGCTGACATCGACGGCGATGGTCAGGTTAACTACGAGG AATTCGTCCAGATGATGACCGCCAAGTGA